In Deltaproteobacteria bacterium, a single window of DNA contains:
- the pyrR gene encoding bifunctional pyr operon transcriptional regulator/uracil phosphoribosyltransferase PyrR: MRLKGKETVMDGEEIERALVRITHEMLERNKGVKDLVLIGIRTGGVYLAERIRTKIEQIEKFKVPFGIIDITLYRDDFAMGLPQPLVGKTEIPFSLRDKKVILVDDVLYTGRTVRAAMDALIDFGRPKFIQLAVLIDRGHRELPIQADYVGKKVITAPQDDVMVSFHEVGNPDRVVIQEKIT; encoded by the coding sequence ATGAGGTTGAAGGGAAAAGAAACAGTCATGGATGGAGAAGAGATCGAGCGGGCTCTGGTGCGCATCACTCATGAAATGCTCGAGCGTAACAAGGGAGTGAAAGACCTCGTTTTGATTGGCATCCGCACCGGCGGCGTTTATCTGGCTGAACGTATCCGGACCAAGATTGAACAGATTGAAAAATTCAAAGTTCCTTTCGGCATCATCGATATTACTCTCTACCGGGATGATTTCGCCATGGGCCTTCCCCAGCCACTTGTGGGGAAAACAGAAATTCCGTTTTCCCTGCGGGACAAAAAAGTTATTCTGGTGGACGATGTGTTATACACCGGCAGGACGGTGCGGGCGGCAATGGACGCTTTAATAGATTTTGGGCGTCCCAAGTTCATCCAACTGGCCGTGCTCATCGATCGGGGTCATCGAGAGCTACCCATTCAAGCCGATTACGTCGGGAAAAAGGTGATTACCGCTCCCCAAGACGACGTGATGGTTTCCTTTCACGAGGTGGGAAACCCGGACCGAGTGGTCATCCAGGAAAAAATTACCTGA
- the lepB gene encoding signal peptidase I translates to MKVKSKEIKKKSTFREYAEAIIVALLLALFIRTFVVQAFKIPSGSMEPTLVIGDHILVSKFIYGIKIPFTSIRLFPLHKPQRGEVVVFIYPLDPSKDFIKRVVAVEGDTVKIVNKKLFINGSEAADSYAVYKEDAVFPAEIQKRDNFGPVTVPPGSLFVLGDNRDRSLDSRFWGFVPLEDLRGKAFIIYWSWNSQETAVRWNRIGHLIH, encoded by the coding sequence GTGAAGGTTAAAAGCAAAGAGATAAAAAAGAAATCAACCTTTCGGGAGTATGCTGAAGCGATCATTGTCGCTTTGTTATTGGCGCTATTTATCCGTACCTTTGTAGTGCAGGCGTTTAAAATTCCTTCCGGGTCTATGGAACCTACATTGGTGATTGGGGATCATATCCTGGTGAGCAAGTTTATTTACGGAATAAAAATTCCTTTCACCTCCATCCGCCTATTCCCTCTGCACAAGCCACAAAGGGGAGAGGTAGTCGTTTTTATTTATCCTTTGGATCCGAGTAAAGATTTTATCAAAAGGGTGGTGGCTGTGGAAGGGGACACGGTAAAAATCGTGAATAAAAAACTTTTCATCAATGGGTCTGAAGCCGCCGATTCCTATGCCGTTTATAAGGAGGATGCGGTTTTCCCAGCAGAAATTCAAAAGCGGGACAATTTTGGCCCAGTGACCGTTCCCCCAGGGAGTCTTTTCGTCCTGGGAGATAATCGCGATCGCAGCTTGGACAGCCGGTTCTGGGGATTTGTGCCGTTGGAAGACTTGCGGGGCAAAGCCTTTATTATCTACTGGTCGTGGAACAGCCAGGAAACAGCGGTTCGCTGGAATCGGATCGGCCATCTGATCCATTAA
- a CDS encoding NAD-dependent epimerase/dehydratase family protein, with protein sequence MKILVTGGAGFIGSHVTDRYTAAGHRVVVADNLTTGKMENLNPKARFYQSDIRDQGMEEIFAREQPDVVNHHAAQMDVRKSVQDPVFDASINILGMLNLLEKAVRHGVNRFIFASSGGAIYGDQPENADPASEEIPLQPISPYGVAKATGELYLHYYKVVHGLDYVALRYGNVYGPRQDPFGEAGVVAIFTEKLLADGQAIINGDGLQTRDYVYVEDVAEANLLALHSKASGSFNIGTGEEKNVNELFWCLLQIMGKSAQEAHGPAKPGEQRRSVLNCTRAQTGLGWKAKVSFEEGLRRTVEYFKEFSPHSAQRFPAFSACSAVKE encoded by the coding sequence ATGAAAATTCTGGTAACCGGGGGAGCAGGGTTTATTGGATCGCATGTGACCGACCGCTACACCGCGGCTGGCCACCGGGTGGTAGTGGCGGACAACCTAACAACAGGGAAGATGGAGAACTTGAATCCTAAAGCCCGATTTTACCAGTCGGACATCCGTGATCAGGGGATGGAAGAAATCTTTGCGCGCGAGCAGCCAGATGTGGTGAATCACCATGCTGCGCAGATGGATGTCCGTAAATCAGTACAGGACCCTGTTTTTGATGCCAGCATAAACATTTTGGGAATGCTGAACCTCCTGGAGAAAGCGGTGCGCCATGGGGTGAACCGGTTTATCTTTGCCTCATCAGGAGGAGCCATTTACGGTGATCAACCAGAAAATGCCGATCCGGCCAGCGAAGAAATTCCCCTTCAGCCCATCAGCCCATATGGGGTAGCCAAGGCAACAGGGGAGTTGTATCTCCACTACTACAAGGTTGTCCATGGCTTGGATTACGTGGCGTTACGGTATGGCAATGTTTATGGCCCTCGCCAAGATCCTTTCGGAGAGGCGGGGGTGGTGGCCATCTTCACCGAAAAGCTCCTGGCGGACGGGCAGGCGATAATCAACGGCGATGGATTGCAGACTCGGGATTACGTATACGTCGAAGACGTTGCCGAAGCCAACCTCTTGGCTTTACACTCCAAAGCTTCCGGGTCTTTTAATATCGGCACGGGCGAGGAGAAGAATGTCAATGAGCTTTTCTGGTGTCTATTGCAGATTATGGGGAAATCCGCCCAAGAGGCTCACGGACCAGCCAAGCCGGGGGAGCAACGCAGGAGCGTTTTGAATTGCACCCGAGCCCAAACCGGTCTGGGTTGGAAGGCGAAGGTTTCTTTCGAAGAGGGTTTGCGTAGGACTGTTGAGTATTTTAAAGAATTTTCGCCGCATAGCGCTCAGCGGTTTCCTGCGTTTTCTGCGTGCTCGGCGGTAAAAGAATAA
- a CDS encoding DegT/DnrJ/EryC1/StrS family aminotransferase produces MQRRKNTKVPLLDLKKQFRKIRDEVYQAVREVLESQMFILGPMVDNFEREVGSFLRVPYALGVASGTDALLLSLMALGVKAGDRVITVSYTFFSTGGSISRLGAIPIYLDIDPHTYNLDPNKLEDYLRRIRRKKEQPKVIIPVHLFGQMADMAAIMEIARRYELRVVEDAAQALGARQSVNSMGGVQSLTKEWGAGTVGDLGCFSFYPSKNLGGFGDGGMVVTRDRELAEKIRMLRVHGSEYKYRHRQIGICSRLDALQAAVLRVKLKYLNQWTERRRENAERYCILFAEAGLQPPFLSLPDTKKDCYHIFNQFVIRTRKRDALREHLTREGIGNEVYYPVPLHLQECYRNLGYRVGDLPESERAARETMAIPIYPELTWAQQRKVVQVIKDFYSLQRTPRAQRRKI; encoded by the coding sequence TTGCAAAGGAGGAAAAATACGAAAGTACCCCTCTTAGACTTAAAGAAGCAGTTTAGGAAGATCCGGGATGAGGTATATCAGGCAGTCCGAGAGGTGTTGGAGAGCCAGATGTTTATTCTCGGCCCAATGGTAGATAACTTCGAAAGAGAAGTAGGCTCTTTCTTACGAGTGCCCTATGCCCTCGGTGTAGCGTCAGGCACAGATGCGTTGCTACTTTCTTTGATGGCCCTGGGTGTAAAGGCCGGCGATCGGGTCATTACGGTTTCTTATACTTTTTTCTCAACGGGAGGTTCCATCTCCAGACTGGGAGCTATTCCGATTTATTTAGATATTGACCCGCATACCTATAACCTCGATCCCAACAAACTTGAGGATTACCTGCGGAGAATTCGCCGAAAAAAGGAACAGCCCAAAGTGATCATTCCCGTACATTTATTCGGCCAAATGGCGGACATGGCAGCGATCATGGAAATTGCCCGGCGGTATGAATTGCGAGTGGTGGAAGATGCAGCCCAAGCTTTGGGGGCCAGACAAAGCGTGAATTCAATGGGCGGAGTTCAAAGTCTGACAAAAGAATGGGGGGCTGGAACCGTAGGGGACCTGGGGTGCTTCTCTTTCTATCCCAGCAAGAACCTTGGTGGTTTTGGCGATGGAGGGATGGTGGTCACCCGGGATCGGGAACTGGCCGAAAAAATTCGAATGCTGCGGGTCCATGGGTCCGAATATAAATATCGTCACCGGCAGATCGGAATCTGCAGCCGATTGGATGCTTTGCAGGCTGCGGTTCTGCGCGTGAAATTGAAATATTTAAATCAATGGACCGAAAGACGGAGAGAAAATGCCGAGCGGTATTGCATCCTTTTTGCAGAAGCCGGATTACAGCCGCCTTTCCTTTCCCTTCCTGATACAAAAAAAGATTGTTACCATATTTTCAATCAGTTTGTCATCCGGACCCGAAAAAGAGATGCCCTCCGGGAGCATTTGACCCGGGAAGGGATCGGGAATGAAGTTTACTATCCGGTTCCTCTTCACCTGCAGGAGTGTTACCGTAATCTAGGTTATCGTGTGGGCGACCTGCCGGAATCGGAGCGGGCTGCGCGGGAAACCATGGCTATCCCAATTTACCCCGAACTGACATGGGCCCAGCAGCGGAAGGTGGTACAGGTTATCAAAGATTTTTATTCACTGCAGAGAACGCCAAGAGCGCAGAGAAGAAAAATTTAA
- a CDS encoding DUF4013 domain-containing protein: MGNLERALKYPFAEEGWGPKFILGGVFNFLGAAMGFIPYVGVIFWLLFSFFPLGYAYKIFRSHLGGMEGPLPGWEGWGDLFRSGWYVFLIALGYWIVPGILYWLGLNLWYGGGFAAFVGVFLLILGVGIGLVAFFLLPMALAFYASEGEVLAAAFHWKGIVEKIWLIQREYFSGWVAGLVLFLALLFLKTQLLYIGWILYSFGFFYLSLSMANLFGKISREALKDEV, from the coding sequence ATGGGGAATTTAGAGAGAGCACTAAAATACCCGTTTGCCGAAGAAGGGTGGGGCCCGAAATTCATTCTGGGCGGTGTTTTTAATTTTCTAGGTGCTGCCATGGGGTTCATTCCCTACGTGGGAGTTATTTTCTGGCTTCTTTTTTCTTTTTTCCCCCTGGGGTACGCTTATAAAATTTTTCGTAGTCATCTTGGAGGAATGGAAGGACCCCTGCCAGGGTGGGAGGGGTGGGGAGACCTGTTCCGGAGTGGTTGGTACGTTTTTTTAATCGCCCTGGGTTATTGGATCGTCCCCGGGATTCTTTATTGGTTAGGGCTGAATCTTTGGTATGGGGGAGGATTTGCCGCCTTTGTAGGAGTGTTCTTGCTCATCCTGGGAGTGGGAATTGGATTAGTCGCGTTCTTTCTTTTGCCCATGGCTCTGGCTTTTTATGCTTCGGAAGGAGAGGTTTTAGCGGCGGCCTTCCATTGGAAGGGGATCGTAGAAAAAATTTGGCTGATCCAACGTGAATATTTTTCCGGATGGGTAGCCGGTTTGGTTTTATTCTTGGCCCTTCTTTTCTTAAAAACTCAACTCCTTTATATCGGCTGGATTCTTTATTCTTTTGGATTCTTTTACTTGAGCTTGTCCATGGCCAATCTTTTCGGCAAGATTAGCCGGGAAGCCTTAAAGGATGAAGTGTGA
- a CDS encoding S41 family peptidase: MRNWITKKQFIIIIALFLALGVFIGGGKVHRVGADINSTYEKLKILADVLALVEKNYVEPVKITTLVNGAINGMLETLDPHSSFMTPDVFKEMQTETRGSFGGVGFEITIRDKVLTVVAPIEDTPAFRAGIQSGDQILRIDGKSTKDMNMMDAVKLMRGPEGTKVTITVMRTGFTEPKDLTLTRAIIPIRSVRSKMLEEGYGYVKINQFIEKTHADMKAALEKLESKEGTLKGLILDLRNDPGGLLEQAVKVADEFLEAGMIVYTEGRVEGQKMKFYAQKKAKVRDYPMMVLVNAGSASASEIVAGALQDHGRAVILGTPTFGKGSVQTIIPLEDGSAVRLTTARYYTPNGRSIQAQGIVPDIIVADLPPAARKGSPPRFLREKDLEHHLRGEGEIPAKPLEKIPEESLEKIPDKKKGEAAVTIEAPEDPPLERALELLKTWKILNKVAKKKAA; encoded by the coding sequence ATGCGTAATTGGATAACCAAGAAACAATTCATAATCATCATAGCCCTTTTCCTTGCCCTGGGAGTGTTCATAGGCGGGGGCAAAGTACACCGCGTGGGTGCGGACATCAATTCCACCTATGAAAAGCTGAAAATCCTGGCGGATGTCTTGGCGCTCGTAGAAAAAAATTATGTCGAACCCGTTAAAATCACTACCTTAGTCAACGGGGCGATCAACGGAATGTTGGAAACCTTAGATCCGCATAGTTCCTTCATGACCCCGGATGTTTTTAAAGAAATGCAGACCGAGACCCGAGGAAGCTTTGGCGGAGTAGGTTTCGAAATTACGATTCGCGACAAAGTTCTCACCGTCGTTGCTCCCATAGAAGACACACCAGCTTTCCGGGCCGGGATCCAAAGCGGGGACCAGATCTTGCGCATTGACGGAAAATCAACCAAAGATATGAATATGATGGATGCGGTAAAGTTGATGCGTGGCCCTGAAGGAACCAAGGTAACAATTACCGTCATGCGTACCGGATTTACCGAACCCAAGGATCTCACTTTGACCCGAGCGATCATCCCCATCCGCAGCGTGCGCTCGAAAATGCTTGAAGAGGGATATGGCTACGTAAAAATTAATCAGTTCATTGAGAAAACCCATGCGGACATGAAGGCGGCGTTAGAGAAGCTGGAATCTAAGGAAGGAACGCTGAAGGGGTTAATCCTGGACCTGCGCAATGACCCGGGAGGACTTTTAGAACAAGCGGTGAAAGTAGCTGATGAATTTTTAGAAGCAGGGATGATCGTTTACACCGAGGGGCGGGTAGAAGGGCAAAAGATGAAATTTTACGCCCAGAAAAAGGCGAAGGTTCGCGACTACCCGATGATGGTCCTGGTTAACGCAGGAAGTGCCAGCGCTTCTGAGATCGTGGCGGGTGCGTTGCAGGACCATGGGCGGGCGGTCATCCTGGGCACACCCACCTTCGGGAAAGGGTCGGTACAAACGATTATTCCTCTGGAGGACGGGTCGGCCGTCCGGTTGACCACGGCGCGTTATTATACTCCCAACGGCCGCTCCATTCAGGCGCAAGGAATTGTTCCCGACATTATCGTGGCTGACCTTCCCCCGGCGGCCCGCAAAGGCTCCCCCCCGCGTTTCCTTAGAGAAAAAGATTTGGAACATCATCTTCGAGGAGAGGGGGAGATACCGGCCAAGCCTTTAGAAAAAATCCCTGAGGAATCCCTGGAAAAGATACCCGATAAAAAGAAGGGAGAAGCAGCAGTAACCATCGAAGCCCCGGAAGATCCTCCTCTGGAAAGGGCCTTAGAACTTTTAAAGACTTGGAAGATCCTCAATAAGGTGGCCAAGAAAAAGGCGGCCTAA
- a CDS encoding peptidoglycan DD-metalloendopeptidase family protein has protein sequence MGGLVFFAALLFWVGQGDAETDLQKIRSGVAQSKKELGGLKKKIQEEKQRVKAIHKKESSVISQLNKMDRNLSEKEKELKVLNRKLEGVVQKVRKTNEELQLVTQSVETQEAFLEKRLVALYKFGETGMPQIFFSSNSYAEFLNSRRYLASILGQDRELVEDFRKRQTVLGSYREQLKEDERELQALKEQTEKKQAEIRKDRLQKGRLLDSVRGEKRIHLAAIKELETASAQLQTLLNRLEREIREKAKAEVFIPAGKGFGTFRGKLAFPVEGRILSTFGKNENPKFNTFTVQKGIEIEAAIGAEIRAVYDGRVLYSDWFKGYGKILIIDHGEGYYTLSGHASALLKNVGEEVRGGEGVALVGDTGSLKGPCLYFEIRQRGKPLDPLEWLAHPRVR, from the coding sequence TTGGGGGGTTTAGTTTTTTTTGCGGCCCTGCTCTTCTGGGTAGGCCAAGGGGACGCCGAAACCGACCTGCAGAAGATACGCAGTGGCGTGGCCCAGAGTAAAAAGGAGCTGGGAGGGCTTAAAAAAAAGATCCAGGAGGAAAAGCAGCGGGTTAAAGCCATCCATAAGAAAGAATCATCCGTCATCTCCCAGCTTAATAAGATGGACCGGAACCTTTCCGAAAAAGAGAAGGAGTTAAAGGTCCTAAACCGAAAATTAGAAGGCGTGGTCCAGAAAGTGCGGAAAACCAACGAGGAATTACAATTGGTGACCCAATCCGTTGAAACTCAGGAAGCGTTTTTGGAAAAAAGGTTAGTGGCCCTGTATAAGTTCGGGGAAACGGGGATGCCCCAAATTTTTTTCTCCTCCAATTCTTACGCGGAATTTTTAAATAGCCGGCGTTATTTAGCATCGATCCTGGGCCAAGATCGCGAGTTGGTAGAAGATTTCCGCAAAAGGCAAACCGTACTGGGAAGCTACCGGGAGCAACTGAAAGAAGATGAACGGGAGCTTCAGGCGTTGAAAGAACAAACAGAAAAAAAACAGGCAGAAATTCGGAAGGATCGACTGCAAAAAGGCCGGTTGCTGGATTCCGTTCGGGGCGAAAAACGTATTCACCTGGCAGCAATCAAAGAGTTAGAAACCGCCTCCGCCCAATTGCAGACTCTGCTCAACCGATTAGAGAGGGAAATCCGGGAGAAAGCCAAAGCCGAAGTTTTCATTCCAGCCGGCAAAGGGTTTGGAACCTTTCGGGGTAAACTGGCGTTTCCGGTAGAAGGCCGAATCCTTAGCACCTTCGGGAAGAATGAAAACCCTAAGTTCAATACTTTTACTGTCCAGAAGGGGATCGAAATTGAGGCTGCGATAGGAGCGGAGATCAGAGCAGTCTACGATGGGCGGGTCCTCTATTCCGATTGGTTCAAAGGGTACGGGAAGATCCTGATTATCGATCATGGTGAGGGCTATTATACTTTGTCTGGCCATGCTTCCGCCCTGCTGAAAAATGTCGGAGAAGAAGTTCGGGGAGGGGAAGGCGTAGCCTTGGTGGGAGATACAGGTTCACTCAAAGGGCCCTGTCTTTATTTTGAAATTCGCCAGAGAGGGAAACCTCTGGACCCCTTGGAATGGTTGGCGCATCCAAGGGTTCGGTAA
- the ftsX gene encoding permease-like cell division protein FtsX, with the protein MGRYFFRQAWQNLNQNPWMNAITLGTIALSFLVLGIFLIIIVNAKGLIEEWRSRIRITVYLVDSMNGEQITRFQEKIRGHGEVQEVSYRSKEEALKTLEERLQGRKGLLKGLPRNPLPASVEIQLKPEHQNSIGVQRLVEKLRGLPQIEDLQYGSEWVEKFSAFIVLLQVLGLALGGLLLASTIFVISNTIRLNIFARREEIEIMRSVGATGLFIRAPFYIEGILQGFVGASLAVLMLFIFFHLFVTEVYAPLKSLLGSFPLFFLTAEQTAALALGGVALGFLGTQVSVGRYLRL; encoded by the coding sequence ATGGGGAGATATTTCTTTCGCCAGGCTTGGCAGAACCTGAACCAGAATCCCTGGATGAATGCCATCACCCTGGGAACCATTGCTCTTTCGTTCCTCGTCCTTGGAATTTTCCTGATTATCATCGTTAACGCCAAAGGATTGATAGAAGAATGGAGAAGCCGGATCCGGATTACGGTCTATCTCGTTGATTCCATGAATGGGGAGCAGATAACCCGTTTTCAGGAAAAGATCCGGGGGCATGGAGAGGTGCAAGAAGTGAGCTACCGTTCCAAGGAGGAGGCCCTTAAAACCTTGGAAGAGAGATTACAAGGCCGCAAGGGGTTACTTAAAGGGCTACCCCGCAATCCTCTTCCGGCCTCAGTGGAAATTCAACTCAAGCCTGAGCACCAAAATTCCATCGGTGTACAGCGCCTGGTGGAGAAGCTGCGAGGCCTCCCGCAAATTGAGGATTTGCAGTACGGGTCTGAATGGGTGGAAAAGTTTTCGGCTTTTATTGTACTGCTGCAGGTTTTGGGCCTGGCGTTGGGCGGGCTTCTTCTGGCCTCTACCATTTTTGTCATTTCCAATACCATCCGCCTAAACATTTTCGCCCGACGGGAAGAGATCGAAATCATGCGCTCGGTAGGGGCCACAGGCTTATTTATTCGCGCCCCTTTTTATATCGAAGGAATTCTGCAAGGGTTTGTAGGCGCTTCCTTAGCCGTATTGATGCTTTTTATCTTTTTTCACCTTTTCGTCACTGAGGTATATGCCCCTTTGAAATCTCTGCTGGGAAGTTTTCCCTTGTTTTTCCTCACGGCCGAACAAACTGCCGCCCTGGCCCTGGGAGGAGTGGCTTTGGGTTTTCTCGGGACCCAAGTATCTGTGGGGAGGTACCTACGCCTTTAA